A genomic region of Mycobacterium senriense contains the following coding sequences:
- a CDS encoding ATP-binding protein, translating into MTEQFHLSRLQVINWGVFDGYHSIGFSEGGALIAGASGSGKSSLLDAISLGFLPFNRRNFNASGDNTAAGSSAGRRTVDKYVRGAWGQRSDAGTSKVMYLRGDGTAWSAIAVTYRSNTGRTVTGLVLKWLTGESRSDSSSRFVLADGDRDIESVCNRWAAGRFDAAVFKDDWRFSTKVESQYLAQLYATIGIRASDAAQQLLGKAKSLKSVGGLEQFVREFMLDEPSSLSRLPEALKQIDPLVDARELLAVAQRKRKILGDIEKIQQRYASESSDLGIIDLVDQPMVRAYTDHVRLAQCPAQIESLDATIDQLGNEYEDVTRQLNLAKAEGDSLNAQISGSSTSLGPLQSQVAAAEAHAEQVSRRRTAYESMLNTHGLEIPDTADEFWNLREELSTRATELLAKLDRGREASTDAEYAQKVARIARDDAAKELKRVERVGSALPEFALTMREHICAAVDIDPGELPYIAELMDLRPEQSRWRVAVEKVLRGVGLRLLVPDSHYAAVLRFVNETNMGGRLQLHHVRTRFVGAEITEAEPNTLAGKLFVVDPTHHCAAEAADVIAAAGDHICVDTPDVFSRFRRAVTHTGLYKDSERLAIKDDRRPLKQADYIYQGDVAAKVDALTVDLANAEEAFRRARGVADEIAAERQQWRDRAAAFKTICEQFEQWTHVDTETADGHADRLREQFELLLADNPDIEALTARAEECWEQIQALMTRRGAIQTRRDDLDGRRTQLLELQDRLAPAFVSEPLTDLLNRYAADVPVSLDMLNPEPHRDAVFTAIRREREQLRESRRRSYDELARILNTFDTAFPDAIPNDSDVFDERVHDYVALCRHIDERELPEAYERMMRLVTEQAPDAILTLHRVAEQEARRISEQIERVNTGLGAVEFNRGTRLTLRATSRSLTAVAELTEIVRAISRRIAEVGLGDKQAILDQYADILRLRNRLASTAPEDKAWTRDALDVRNRFTFDCAEWDVSSDELIRTHSNAGDNSGGEQEKLMAFCLAGALSFNLANPESADNKPVFAQLMLDEAFSKSDPQFAQQALQAFRKFGFQLVIVATVQNATTIQPYIDSVVMVSKREATGRNSRPVATVSTKTITDFTALRHEMRTSAALVPAGV; encoded by the coding sequence ATGACTGAACAGTTCCACCTGTCGCGCCTGCAGGTCATCAACTGGGGTGTCTTCGACGGGTATCACTCCATCGGATTCAGCGAAGGCGGCGCACTGATCGCCGGCGCCTCCGGCAGTGGCAAATCCTCACTGCTGGACGCTATTTCGCTCGGCTTCCTGCCGTTCAACCGGCGTAACTTCAACGCCTCGGGCGACAACACCGCCGCCGGGTCGAGCGCGGGCCGGCGGACCGTCGACAAATACGTTCGCGGCGCCTGGGGCCAGCGCAGCGATGCCGGCACCAGCAAGGTCATGTACCTGCGCGGTGACGGCACCGCGTGGTCGGCGATCGCCGTCACCTACCGCAGCAACACCGGCCGCACCGTCACCGGCCTGGTGCTCAAGTGGCTGACCGGCGAATCTCGGTCGGATTCCTCGAGCCGGTTCGTGCTGGCCGACGGCGACCGCGATATCGAGAGCGTCTGCAACCGCTGGGCTGCGGGCCGCTTCGACGCCGCGGTGTTCAAAGACGACTGGCGGTTCTCCACCAAAGTGGAATCGCAGTACCTTGCCCAGCTGTACGCCACCATCGGCATCCGCGCCTCCGACGCCGCGCAGCAGCTGCTCGGCAAGGCCAAATCGCTGAAAAGCGTTGGTGGGCTTGAGCAGTTCGTCCGGGAGTTCATGCTCGACGAACCCAGCAGTCTGAGCCGGTTGCCCGAAGCGCTCAAGCAGATCGACCCGTTGGTCGACGCCCGTGAACTGCTGGCCGTCGCGCAACGCAAACGCAAGATCCTCGGCGACATCGAAAAGATCCAGCAGCGCTACGCCTCGGAGTCCTCCGACCTGGGCATCATCGATCTCGTCGACCAGCCGATGGTCCGCGCCTACACCGATCACGTCCGGCTCGCGCAGTGCCCCGCACAGATCGAATCGCTCGACGCCACCATCGATCAGCTCGGCAACGAATACGAAGACGTCACCCGCCAGCTCAATCTTGCCAAGGCTGAGGGTGATTCGCTGAACGCACAGATCAGCGGATCCAGCACCAGCCTGGGGCCGCTGCAGTCACAGGTGGCCGCCGCCGAGGCGCACGCCGAGCAGGTGTCGCGCCGGCGCACCGCGTACGAATCCATGCTCAACACGCACGGTCTCGAGATCCCGGACACCGCCGACGAATTCTGGAACCTGCGCGAGGAACTCAGCACGCGGGCCACCGAGCTGCTGGCCAAACTGGATCGCGGCCGGGAAGCCTCCACCGATGCCGAGTACGCCCAGAAGGTCGCCCGCATTGCCCGCGACGACGCCGCCAAGGAACTCAAACGCGTCGAGCGCGTCGGCTCGGCACTGCCCGAGTTCGCGCTCACCATGCGCGAACACATCTGCGCCGCTGTGGATATCGATCCCGGCGAGCTGCCCTATATCGCCGAGCTGATGGATCTGCGGCCCGAACAGAGCCGGTGGCGCGTCGCTGTCGAAAAGGTACTGCGCGGTGTGGGCCTGCGGCTGCTCGTCCCCGACAGTCACTACGCGGCGGTGCTGCGGTTCGTCAACGAGACCAACATGGGTGGGCGGCTGCAGCTGCACCACGTCCGCACCCGGTTCGTCGGCGCCGAGATCACCGAGGCCGAGCCGAACACGTTGGCGGGCAAGCTGTTCGTGGTCGACCCGACGCATCACTGCGCCGCCGAGGCCGCCGACGTCATCGCCGCGGCCGGTGATCACATCTGCGTCGACACCCCCGACGTGTTCTCCCGGTTCCGGCGCGCCGTGACCCACACCGGCCTGTACAAGGACTCCGAGCGCCTGGCCATCAAGGACGACCGCCGGCCGCTCAAGCAGGCCGACTACATCTACCAGGGCGATGTCGCCGCCAAGGTCGACGCGCTGACCGTGGATCTCGCCAACGCCGAAGAGGCGTTTCGACGGGCCCGCGGCGTCGCCGACGAGATCGCCGCCGAGCGTCAGCAGTGGCGCGACCGGGCCGCGGCGTTCAAGACGATCTGCGAGCAGTTCGAGCAGTGGACCCACGTCGACACCGAGACCGCCGACGGGCACGCCGACCGGCTGCGCGAGCAGTTCGAGCTGCTGCTGGCCGACAATCCCGACATCGAGGCGCTCACCGCGCGCGCCGAGGAGTGCTGGGAACAAATCCAGGCGCTGATGACCCGTCGAGGCGCCATCCAGACCCGCCGCGACGACCTCGACGGTCGACGCACCCAGCTGCTCGAACTGCAGGATCGGCTCGCTCCGGCATTTGTGTCCGAACCGCTGACCGACCTGCTGAACCGCTACGCCGCCGACGTGCCGGTTTCCCTCGACATGCTCAACCCGGAGCCGCACCGCGACGCGGTCTTCACCGCGATCCGGCGCGAGCGTGAGCAACTGCGCGAAAGCCGTAGGCGCTCATACGATGAGCTCGCGCGCATCCTCAACACGTTCGACACCGCGTTCCCCGACGCGATCCCCAACGACAGCGACGTGTTCGACGAACGCGTGCACGACTACGTCGCGCTATGCCGTCACATCGACGAGCGGGAACTGCCCGAGGCTTACGAACGCATGATGCGGCTGGTCACCGAGCAGGCGCCCGACGCCATCCTGACCCTGCACCGGGTTGCCGAGCAGGAGGCCCGGCGGATCAGCGAGCAGATCGAACGGGTCAACACCGGTCTGGGGGCGGTGGAGTTCAACCGCGGCACCCGGCTCACCCTGCGCGCCACCTCGCGCAGCCTGACCGCGGTCGCCGAACTCACCGAGATCGTTCGGGCCATCTCACGGCGCATCGCCGAGGTCGGCCTCGGCGACAAGCAAGCCATCCTGGACCAGTACGCCGACATCTTGCGGCTGCGCAACCGGTTGGCTTCGACCGCACCGGAAGACAAGGCCTGGACCCGCGACGCCCTCGACGTCCGCAACCGATTCACCTTCGACTGCGCCGAATGGGACGTCAGCAGCGATGAGCTGATCCGCACCCACAGCAATGCCGGAGACAACTCGGGTGGCGAGCAGGAGAAGCTGATGGCTTTCTGCCTGGCCGGTGCGTTGAGCTTCAACCTGGCCAACCCCGAAAGTGCCGACAACAAACCGGTTTTCGCGCAGTTGATGCTCGATGAGGCCTTCTCCAAGTCCGACCCACAGTTCGCGCAGCAGGCTCTGCAGGCGTTCCGCAAGTTCGGCTTCCAACTGGTGATCGTGGCGACCGTGCAGAACGCCACCACCATCCAGCCCTACATCGACAGCGTGGTGATGGTGTCCAAGCGCGAAGCCACCGGCCGCAACTCTCGTCCGGTGGCGACCGTGAGCACCAAGACGATCACGGACTTCACCGCGCTCCGGCACGAGATGCGGACGTCGGCCGCGCTGGTCCCCGCCGGGGTGTGA